The following coding sequences are from one Streptomyces sp. NBC_00536 window:
- a CDS encoding glycosyltransferase family 39 protein, giving the protein MSRTSSTAPPLAPAPASRASGAAPRAGRRSAPDWLWAALLTLAVGLVGSGTPQMWRDEIASWTAATRGTGDLIDMLGNVDAVSGAYYLVLHGWTSLFGDSLVSLRFPSALAMAGAAAFVVLTARRLFDRRTAVFAGLLFALIPVVSRYAQEARSYAFVVLAVAAATWLLLRALERPGVRRWLPYSVAVCAAGLFHIVSLLILLPHAVIVLLRARRARRWRLAAGYALAVVVALLPVVPLVLLGQRQVGRQISWLTTPHLRTIAEVWDSLFGSPLVAAGVLAAAALPLAWSRGRRPVMEIALVGALPIAGCWIVSQGSTAYFFDRYLAFTVPAWVVLAAAGLAALKPRVAGVAGLVLIIGLGATDQLQLRAKLSKEKGVVGASVAEVITKGYRPGDGFVPVRGHDSVYMVDYQVEYNLPDRVKLRDVFAAKSAVANDDLFPVACKQPAACLGDTRRIWVVTWSGTQDPYHKLPAAEAAALRAHYKVVQSTKVRGLQVTLVERAR; this is encoded by the coding sequence ATGAGCCGTACGAGCAGCACCGCGCCGCCCCTGGCCCCCGCCCCCGCGTCCCGCGCCTCCGGCGCCGCCCCGCGCGCCGGGCGCCGCTCCGCCCCCGACTGGCTCTGGGCGGCCCTGCTCACCCTCGCCGTCGGGCTCGTCGGCAGCGGCACCCCGCAGATGTGGCGCGACGAGATCGCGAGCTGGACCGCCGCCACCCGCGGCACCGGCGACCTCATCGACATGCTGGGCAACGTGGACGCCGTATCCGGCGCCTACTACCTGGTCCTGCACGGCTGGACCTCGCTCTTCGGGGACTCCCTGGTCTCCCTGCGCTTCCCGTCGGCGCTCGCCATGGCCGGGGCCGCGGCCTTCGTCGTGCTCACGGCCCGCCGGCTCTTCGACCGCCGCACCGCGGTGTTCGCCGGGCTGCTCTTCGCCCTGATCCCGGTCGTCAGCCGCTACGCCCAGGAAGCCCGCTCGTACGCCTTCGTCGTCCTCGCGGTCGCCGCGGCGACCTGGCTGCTGCTGCGGGCGCTGGAGCGGCCGGGCGTGCGGCGCTGGCTGCCGTACTCCGTCGCGGTCTGCGCGGCCGGGCTGTTCCACATCGTCTCGCTGCTCATCCTGCTGCCGCACGCCGTGATCGTGCTGCTGCGCGCCCGCCGCGCGCGCCGGTGGCGGCTCGCCGCCGGGTACGCGCTGGCCGTGGTCGTGGCCCTGCTGCCCGTCGTGCCGCTGGTGCTGCTCGGGCAGCGCCAGGTCGGCCGCCAGATCAGCTGGCTGACCACCCCGCACCTGCGCACCATCGCCGAGGTGTGGGACAGCCTCTTCGGCTCCCCGCTGGTCGCGGCGGGCGTGCTGGCCGCCGCCGCGCTGCCGCTCGCCTGGAGCCGCGGGCGGCGCCCGGTCATGGAGATCGCCCTGGTCGGCGCCCTGCCCATCGCCGGCTGCTGGATCGTCTCCCAGGGCAGCACCGCCTACTTCTTCGACCGCTACCTCGCCTTCACCGTGCCCGCCTGGGTGGTGCTCGCCGCGGCCGGTCTGGCCGCGCTGAAGCCGCGGGTGGCGGGCGTGGCCGGGCTGGTGCTGATCATCGGTCTCGGGGCCACCGACCAGCTCCAGCTGCGCGCGAAGCTGTCCAAGGAGAAGGGCGTCGTCGGCGCCTCCGTCGCCGAGGTCATCACCAAGGGCTACCGGCCCGGCGACGGCTTCGTACCGGTCCGCGGCCACGACAGCGTCTACATGGTCGACTATCAGGTCGAGTACAACCTGCCCGACCGGGTCAAGCTGCGCGACGTGTTCGCCGCGAAGTCGGCCGTCGCCAACGACGACCTGTTCCCGGTGGCGTGCAAGCAGCCCGCCGCGTGCCTCGGCGACACCCGCCGGATCTGGGTGGTCACCTGGAGCGGCACCCAGGACCCGTACCACAAGCTCCCCGCGGCGGAGGCCGCCGCGCTGCGCGCGCACTACAAGGTCGTGCAGAGCACCAAGGTGCGCGGGCTCCAGGTGACGCTGGTCGAGCGCGCCCGCTGA
- a CDS encoding acyltransferase family protein, translating to MSTVVPPSPAPGAHVSAAPQPHPEPAPAAPARRPRLRALDGLRLIAALMVVAFHWTGVNRYPEIWGGTPQKLMPDLHRFTAYGFLGVELFFMISGFVICMSCWGRTPRQYFTSRVVRLFPAYWVAIILSALVVNYAATARPSRHHLSKSDIFTNFTMLQQPLGVSEVDPVYWTLWVELRFYLVFAVVVALGLTYRRVLAFCGIWMVLAVVAGQSDMALLKMFAMPEYAPYFIAGVAMFLIYRFGVNWLLLGVVGFSWLVAQHMLLGTKGSYEYGVMHKLSWNVMAGFSLLAFGIVLAIALGAFDRIQWKWLTVAGALTYPVYLLHQEIGFALITWGRQNGIGVYPMLAAALAAILLLAWTVHRYAERPLSALVKRMLDSPRLSLPKSDPPVRRHTTERAPAQAVPAGSAPAERAHAHAEGPGR from the coding sequence ATGTCGACGGTCGTACCGCCCTCCCCGGCTCCCGGGGCCCACGTGTCCGCCGCTCCGCAGCCCCACCCGGAACCAGCCCCGGCGGCCCCCGCCCGGCGGCCCCGGCTGCGCGCGCTCGACGGGCTGCGCCTCATCGCCGCGCTCATGGTGGTCGCGTTCCACTGGACCGGCGTCAACCGCTACCCGGAGATCTGGGGCGGCACCCCGCAGAAGCTGATGCCGGACCTGCACCGCTTCACGGCGTACGGGTTCCTCGGCGTCGAGCTGTTCTTCATGATCAGCGGCTTCGTCATCTGCATGTCCTGCTGGGGCCGCACCCCGCGCCAGTACTTCACCTCCCGGGTGGTGCGCCTCTTCCCGGCCTACTGGGTCGCGATCATCCTCTCGGCCCTCGTGGTGAACTACGCGGCCACCGCCCGCCCCAGCCGCCACCACCTCAGCAAGTCCGACATCTTCACCAACTTCACGATGCTCCAGCAGCCGCTCGGGGTCTCCGAAGTGGACCCGGTCTACTGGACGCTCTGGGTGGAACTCCGCTTCTACCTGGTCTTCGCGGTCGTCGTGGCCCTCGGCCTGACCTACCGCCGGGTGCTCGCCTTCTGCGGGATCTGGATGGTCCTCGCCGTGGTCGCGGGCCAGTCGGACATGGCCCTGCTGAAGATGTTCGCGATGCCGGAGTACGCCCCGTACTTCATCGCGGGTGTGGCCATGTTCCTGATCTACCGCTTCGGCGTGAACTGGCTGCTGCTGGGCGTGGTCGGGTTCTCCTGGCTGGTGGCCCAGCACATGCTGCTGGGGACGAAGGGCAGCTACGAGTACGGCGTCATGCACAAGCTGAGCTGGAACGTCATGGCGGGCTTCTCCCTGCTGGCGTTCGGGATCGTGCTCGCCATCGCGCTGGGCGCCTTCGACCGGATCCAGTGGAAGTGGCTCACCGTCGCGGGAGCCCTCACCTACCCCGTCTACCTGCTGCACCAGGAGATCGGCTTCGCCCTGATCACCTGGGGCCGGCAGAACGGCATCGGCGTCTACCCGATGCTCGCCGCCGCGCTCGCCGCGATCCTGCTGCTGGCCTGGACCGTCCACCGCTACGCGGAGCGGCCGCTGTCGGCCCTGGTCAAGCGGATGCTGGACAGCCCGCGCCTCTCGCTGCCCAAGTCGGACCCGCCCGTACGCCGCCACACCACGGAACGGGCCCCGGCACAGGCCGTCCCGGCCGGCAGTGCCCCCGCAGAACGTGCCCACGCCCACGCGGAAGGCCCCGGCCGATGA
- a CDS encoding acyl-CoA thioesterase, with the protein MTDTPDVQGVQGEQGAQTPGKPVSASRTTLSHIMTANDTNLLGTVHGGVIMKLVDDAAGAVAGRHCGGPAVTASMDEMAFLAPVRVGDLVHVKAQCNWTGRSSMEIGVRVLAERWNESTPATQVGSAYLVFTAVDADGKPRTVPPVTPETDQDRRRYQEAEIRRTHRLARRRAIMALREERAAQGFDDA; encoded by the coding sequence ATGACAGACACACCGGACGTGCAGGGCGTGCAGGGCGAACAGGGCGCGCAGACGCCCGGCAAGCCGGTCTCGGCCTCACGGACCACCCTCAGCCACATCATGACGGCCAATGACACCAATCTCCTCGGCACGGTGCACGGCGGTGTGATCATGAAGCTGGTGGACGACGCGGCCGGCGCCGTCGCCGGGCGCCACTGCGGCGGTCCCGCCGTCACCGCCTCCATGGACGAGATGGCCTTCCTCGCGCCGGTCCGCGTCGGCGACCTCGTGCACGTGAAGGCCCAGTGCAACTGGACCGGCCGCTCCTCCATGGAGATCGGCGTACGGGTCCTGGCCGAGCGGTGGAACGAGTCCACCCCCGCCACCCAGGTCGGCAGCGCCTACCTCGTCTTCACCGCCGTGGACGCCGACGGCAAGCCGCGCACCGTGCCGCCCGTGACCCCGGAGACCGACCAGGACCGGCGCCGCTACCAGGAGGCCGAGATCCGCCGCACCCACCGCCTCGCCCGCCGCCGGGCGATCATGGCGCTGCGCGAGGAGCGCGCGGCCCAGGGCTTCGACGACGCGTGA
- a CDS encoding LCP family protein translates to MNDWPDGRRNENRDDRYGRGGAQARPEDAQRMPHVQRRQPPRPDQPPVRPSGRPPVPPQGRPAQAPPGYGVPPQQQSRDSGYDSGYNTGQVYGSPGRPGGPGGPAGPGGPGGPGGPGGPGGQGRPGGAPGAAPDWRKRIKIGSIVLVSALVVTTVGTYFWADSKVRREVDLSKVIERPKEGDCTTYLIVGSDSREGMSDEEKKKLHTGSAEGKRTDSMMILAACSSGNTMVSLPRDSDVEIPSFIGSQSGKKFPGKGKREKLNAAYADDGAELLVRTVEFNTGLRIDHYAEIGFAGFANIVDALGGVDMNIEKGFKDEKSGADFKAGEQTLNGQQALAFVRTRYAFAESDLARTKNQQKFLSTLAHQAATPGTIMNPFRLYPTLGAGLDTLIVDKDMGLWDLGEMFFAMKGISSGDGVSLNMPISGERNGNLIWDKTKVQQLVKQIQSDQKVTVTAN, encoded by the coding sequence ATGAATGACTGGCCTGATGGGCGGCGGAACGAGAACCGCGACGACCGGTACGGACGCGGCGGCGCCCAGGCGCGTCCCGAGGACGCCCAGCGGATGCCCCACGTCCAGCGCCGGCAGCCGCCCCGCCCGGACCAGCCGCCCGTACGGCCGTCCGGGCGGCCTCCCGTCCCGCCGCAGGGCCGCCCCGCGCAGGCCCCGCCCGGTTACGGCGTACCGCCCCAGCAGCAGTCGCGCGACAGCGGCTACGACAGCGGTTACAACACCGGGCAGGTCTACGGGTCCCCCGGCCGCCCGGGCGGACCGGGCGGCCCCGCGGGCCCCGGCGGCCCGGGTGGCCCCGGCGGCCCCGGCGGCCCCGGCGGACAGGGACGGCCGGGCGGCGCCCCGGGAGCCGCCCCGGACTGGCGCAAGCGGATCAAGATCGGTTCGATCGTGCTGGTCTCGGCGCTGGTCGTGACCACCGTCGGCACCTACTTCTGGGCCGACTCCAAGGTGCGCCGCGAGGTCGACCTCTCCAAGGTCATCGAGCGCCCCAAGGAGGGCGACTGCACGACGTACCTCATCGTCGGCTCCGACAGCCGCGAGGGCATGTCCGACGAGGAGAAGAAGAAGCTCCACACCGGCTCGGCCGAGGGCAAGCGGACCGACTCGATGATGATCCTGGCGGCCTGCTCGAGCGGGAACACCATGGTCTCGCTGCCGCGCGACTCGGACGTGGAGATCCCCTCCTTCATCGGCTCGCAGTCCGGCAAGAAGTTCCCGGGCAAGGGCAAGCGCGAGAAGCTCAACGCCGCCTACGCCGACGACGGCGCGGAGCTGCTGGTGCGCACCGTCGAGTTCAACACGGGCCTGCGCATCGACCACTACGCCGAGATCGGCTTCGCGGGCTTCGCGAACATCGTGGACGCGCTCGGCGGTGTGGACATGAACATCGAGAAGGGCTTCAAGGACGAGAAGTCCGGCGCCGACTTCAAGGCGGGCGAGCAGACCCTCAACGGCCAGCAGGCGCTGGCCTTCGTCCGGACCCGCTACGCCTTCGCCGAGTCGGACCTGGCGCGGACCAAGAACCAGCAGAAGTTCCTGTCGACGCTCGCCCACCAGGCGGCGACCCCGGGCACGATCATGAACCCGTTCCGGCTGTACCCGACGCTGGGCGCGGGCCTGGACACGCTGATCGTGGACAAGGACATGGGCCTGTGGGACCTGGGCGAGATGTTCTTCGCGATGAAGGGCATCAGCAGCGGTGACGGCGTCTCGCTGAACATGCCGATCTCCGGTGAGCGCAACGGAAACCTCATCTGGGACAAGACGAAGGTGCAGCAGCTGGTCAAGCAGATCCAGAGCGACCAGAAGGTGACGGTGACGGCCAACTAG
- a CDS encoding polyprenol monophosphomannose synthase: MIGEQKTPRETATASASGTASATASTKLPDAWAHTPLTVVMPTYNEAGNLPGMVELLMGLDLPGLRLLIVDDSSPDGTGQIAEDLAEGHLAEDGTPRMSVLHRTTKDGLGRAYAAGMAKAVEDGARYVLQMDADGSHPSGKIAEMLGVAMSTGAGLVVGSRYVPGGTLSDAWGAHRKLLSRWANAYASTILGTRVRDITGGFNMWSAEALRAIDLASVGSAGYSFQVEMKFKALRRDFQVMEVPIHFEDRTIGESKMNLAVQLESIAMPWKLRARAGKR, encoded by the coding sequence GTGATAGGCGAGCAGAAGACCCCCCGCGAGACCGCGACCGCATCCGCTTCCGGGACCGCGTCCGCGACCGCATCCACCAAGCTTCCCGACGCGTGGGCGCACACCCCGCTGACCGTCGTCATGCCCACCTACAACGAGGCGGGCAACCTGCCGGGCATGGTGGAGCTGCTGATGGGCCTGGACCTGCCCGGCCTGCGCCTCCTGATCGTCGACGACTCCTCGCCCGACGGCACCGGCCAGATCGCCGAGGACCTCGCCGAGGGCCACCTCGCCGAGGACGGCACCCCCCGCATGTCGGTCCTGCACCGCACCACGAAGGACGGCCTCGGCCGCGCCTACGCCGCGGGCATGGCCAAGGCCGTCGAGGACGGCGCCCGCTACGTCCTCCAGATGGACGCCGACGGCTCGCACCCCTCGGGCAAGATCGCCGAGATGCTGGGCGTGGCCATGTCCACCGGCGCGGGTCTCGTCGTCGGCAGCCGTTACGTTCCCGGCGGCACCCTCTCCGACGCCTGGGGCGCCCACCGCAAGCTGCTCTCGCGCTGGGCCAACGCCTACGCCAGCACCATCCTGGGCACCCGCGTCCGTGACATCACGGGCGGCTTCAACATGTGGAGCGCCGAGGCGCTGCGCGCCATCGACCTGGCGTCGGTCGGCAGTGCGGGCTACAGCTTCCAGGTGGAGATGAAGTTCAAGGCGCTGCGCCGCGACTTCCAGGTCATGGAGGTCCCGATCCACTTCGAGGACCGCACCATCGGCGAGTCCAAGATGAACCTCGCGGTCCAGCTGGAGTCCATCGCCATGCCGTGGAAGCTGCGCGCCCGCGCCGGCAAGCGCTGA
- a CDS encoding NDP-sugar synthase, whose product MTEAILLVGGQGTRLRPVTVNTPKPMVPAAGVPFLAHQIARAADAGVTHIVMATCYLAEVFEPYFGDGSDFGVHLEYVVEDEPLGTGGAIRNAAELLTGGADEPVLVFNGDILTGLDIRGLVDSHRAADADVSLHLVRVEDPRAFGLVPTDDEGRVLAFTEKPQTPEEIVTDQINAGCYVFRRSVIDSIPAGRPVSVERETFPGLLAAGAKLHGKTEDTYWLDLGKPESFVQASADLVRGVVDSPAVPGPRGEVLVLPGAQVADGAKVSGGTVVGAGARIESGAVVLGSIVLDGATIGPDTHVTASLIGAGAAVGARTVLDGAVIGDGALVGADNELRAGVRVWCEAELPPAAVRFSSDR is encoded by the coding sequence ATGACGGAAGCGATCCTGCTGGTCGGTGGGCAGGGGACGCGACTGCGCCCCGTCACGGTGAACACCCCCAAGCCGATGGTTCCGGCTGCCGGTGTGCCGTTCCTCGCCCACCAGATAGCCAGGGCCGCCGACGCCGGTGTGACGCACATCGTGATGGCCACCTGCTACCTGGCCGAGGTCTTCGAGCCCTACTTCGGTGACGGCTCCGACTTCGGCGTCCACCTGGAGTACGTCGTCGAGGACGAGCCCCTCGGCACCGGTGGCGCCATCCGCAATGCCGCCGAACTGCTGACCGGCGGCGCCGACGAGCCCGTCCTGGTCTTCAACGGCGACATCCTGACCGGCCTGGACATCCGCGGCCTGGTCGATTCCCACCGGGCCGCCGACGCGGACGTCTCCCTGCACCTGGTGCGGGTCGAGGACCCGCGCGCCTTCGGTCTGGTCCCCACCGACGACGAGGGGCGGGTGCTGGCCTTCACCGAGAAGCCGCAGACGCCCGAGGAGATCGTCACCGACCAGATCAACGCCGGCTGCTACGTCTTCCGCCGCTCGGTGATCGATTCCATCCCGGCCGGTCGACCGGTATCCGTCGAGCGCGAGACCTTCCCCGGGCTGCTCGCGGCCGGTGCCAAGCTGCACGGCAAGACCGAGGACACCTACTGGCTGGACCTCGGCAAGCCCGAGTCCTTCGTGCAGGCCTCCGCCGACCTGGTCCGCGGAGTGGTCGATTCCCCGGCCGTTCCCGGCCCGCGCGGTGAGGTCCTGGTCCTCCCCGGCGCACAGGTCGCGGACGGAGCGAAGGTTTCGGGAGGTACCGTTGTGGGTGCCGGTGCCCGGATCGAGTCGGGCGCCGTCGTACTGGGCTCCATCGTGCTGGACGGCGCCACCATCGGTCCGGACACGCACGTGACCGCCAGTCTGATCGGTGCCGGTGCCGCCGTGGGCGCGCGCACGGTGCTGGACGGCGCGGTCATCGGGGACGGCGCGCTGGTGGGCGCCGACAACGAACTTCGCGCCGGGGTGCGGGTGTGGTGTGAGGCAGAGCTGCCTCCCGCCGCCGTGCGCTTCTCCTCGGACCGGTGA
- a CDS encoding ester cyclase, translated as MDALVSANKQTVQGFFEAVSERRVDDLPRFMAEGVVDHNKIIHGEADEPGAAFDGLRQQLAAFDPLIVQVDELVGEGDRIVARVTQRGTHGGTHPRMPEPTGRDFEVEAIWIFTLKEGRISEIRAVSDRLGFFLQLGWDWPQAD; from the coding sequence GTGGACGCACTTGTGAGTGCCAACAAGCAGACCGTGCAGGGCTTTTTCGAGGCCGTCAGTGAGCGCCGGGTGGACGACCTGCCGAGGTTCATGGCCGAGGGCGTTGTCGACCACAACAAGATCATTCATGGTGAGGCCGACGAACCGGGTGCGGCCTTTGACGGCCTGCGACAGCAGCTGGCCGCCTTCGACCCGCTGATCGTCCAGGTCGACGAACTCGTCGGCGAGGGTGACCGCATCGTGGCCCGTGTCACCCAGCGAGGCACCCACGGCGGTACTCACCCGCGCATGCCCGAGCCGACCGGCCGCGACTTCGAGGTCGAGGCGATCTGGATCTTCACGTTGAAGGAGGGAAGGATCTCCGAGATCCGCGCGGTCAGCGACAGGCTCGGCTTCTTCCTCCAGCTGGGCTGGGACTGGCCCCAAGCCGACTGA
- a CDS encoding NUDIX domain-containing protein, whose amino-acid sequence MARTEYYDDPHAPEPNSLVVAASAVVTDDRGRILLQRRRDNDLWALPGGGMDMGDSLPGTAVREVKEETGLDVEITGLVGTYTDPRHIIEYSDGEVRRQFNVCFTARVVGGTLTISDESTELRFVEAAALDSLAMHHTQRLRLGHFLEHRSAPYLG is encoded by the coding sequence ATGGCACGGACCGAGTACTACGACGATCCGCACGCGCCCGAGCCGAACAGCCTGGTCGTCGCCGCCTCGGCGGTGGTCACCGATGACAGGGGTCGCATCCTGCTGCAACGGCGTCGGGACAACGATCTGTGGGCGCTTCCCGGCGGGGGCATGGACATGGGCGACTCGTTGCCCGGTACCGCCGTCCGGGAGGTGAAGGAAGAAACCGGGCTCGACGTCGAGATCACCGGACTCGTCGGCACGTACACCGACCCGCGCCACATCATCGAGTACAGCGACGGGGAGGTGCGGCGACAGTTCAACGTCTGCTTCACGGCGCGCGTCGTCGGCGGCACGCTGACCATCTCCGACGAGAGCACGGAACTTCGGTTCGTTGAAGCGGCTGCCCTTGACTCCCTGGCCATGCACCACACACAGCGGTTGCGTCTGGGGCACTTCCTTGAGCACCGGTCCGCGCCCTACCTGGGGTAG
- a CDS encoding helix-turn-helix domain-containing protein yields the protein MGNERLRAVMAAGGWTHAALATVTGVDPKSVERWVNLGRIPRRATALRAAEALGEDVHALWPALRQARAARAVSPELVALYDQRADLPVSVFVDLLATARQRIDVLVYAAVFLHEAYPRLNDLLRERAADGCVVRIAVGDADSENVRQRGQEERFGHGIESRCRLALMHYRPLLGVPGIELRTHGTTLYNSLYRADDQALVNAHVWGVNAYGAPVWHLRRNGDGGMFDTYADSFGAVWETARPVEG from the coding sequence ATGGGCAACGAGCGGTTAAGGGCCGTGATGGCGGCGGGTGGTTGGACGCATGCGGCGTTGGCGACTGTGACGGGCGTGGACCCGAAAAGCGTTGAGCGGTGGGTGAACCTCGGGCGTATCCCCCGGCGGGCTACGGCGCTCAGGGCCGCCGAGGCGCTGGGGGAGGACGTCCACGCCCTCTGGCCGGCCCTCAGGCAGGCACGCGCCGCGCGAGCGGTCAGCCCGGAACTCGTCGCGCTATACGACCAGCGCGCAGACCTACCCGTATCCGTCTTCGTGGATCTCCTCGCCACGGCGCGACAGCGCATCGACGTGTTGGTCTACGCGGCCGTCTTCCTCCACGAGGCGTACCCCCGGCTCAACGATCTCCTGCGGGAGCGGGCGGCGGATGGATGTGTGGTCCGGATCGCAGTGGGTGACGCGGACAGCGAGAACGTCCGGCAGCGCGGACAGGAGGAGAGGTTCGGGCACGGCATCGAATCCCGTTGCCGTCTCGCGCTCATGCACTACCGCCCGTTGCTGGGTGTGCCCGGGATCGAACTGCGCACGCATGGGACGACCCTCTACAACAGCTTGTACCGGGCTGATGATCAGGCGTTGGTCAATGCCCACGTCTGGGGCGTGAACGCGTACGGCGCGCCCGTGTGGCACCTTCGTCGCAACGGCGACGGGGGCATGTTCGACACCTACGCGGACAGCTTCGGTGCCGTGTGGGAGACCGCCCGACCCGTGGAGGGGTGA